The proteins below come from a single Streptomyces spongiicola genomic window:
- the serB gene encoding phosphoserine phosphatase SerB, whose translation MSASQPPQTSEVPTLLVKIFGKDRPGITAGLFDTLAAFSVDVVDIEQVVTRGRITLCALVTEPAPGTEGELRATVHGWADSLKLQAEIISGLGDNRPRGSGRSHVTVLGHPLTAECTAAIAARITGTGGNIDRIHRLAKYPVTAVEFAVSGCETEPLRTALATEAAEIGVDVAVVSAGLHRRAQRLVVMDVDSTLITDEVIELFAAHAGCEAEVAGVTAAAMRGELDFEQSLHARVALLAGLDASVVDKVRTEVRLTPGARTLIRTLKRLGFQVGVVSGGFTQVTDDLKERLGLDFASANTLEIVDGRLTGRVTGEIVDRAGKARLLRRFAAEAGVPLAQTVAIGDGANDLDMLNAAGLGVAFNAKPVVRRAADTAVNVPFLDAVLYLLGITREEVETADAHEG comes from the coding sequence ATGAGCGCATCGCAGCCCCCGCAGACGTCCGAGGTCCCCACCCTGCTGGTGAAGATCTTCGGAAAGGACCGCCCCGGCATCACCGCCGGGCTCTTCGACACCCTCGCCGCCTTCTCCGTCGACGTGGTCGACATCGAGCAGGTCGTCACACGGGGGCGCATCACCCTGTGCGCACTCGTCACCGAGCCGGCCCCCGGCACCGAGGGCGAGTTGCGGGCCACCGTGCACGGCTGGGCGGATTCGCTGAAACTCCAGGCCGAGATCATCTCGGGCCTCGGCGACAACCGGCCGCGTGGCAGCGGCCGCTCGCATGTGACCGTGCTCGGGCATCCGCTGACCGCGGAGTGCACGGCCGCCATAGCGGCCAGGATCACCGGGACGGGCGGCAACATCGACCGTATCCACCGGCTCGCCAAGTACCCGGTGACCGCCGTGGAGTTCGCGGTGTCGGGCTGTGAGACGGAGCCGCTGCGGACCGCGCTGGCGACCGAGGCGGCGGAGATCGGGGTGGACGTCGCGGTCGTCTCGGCCGGACTGCACCGCCGGGCGCAGCGCCTGGTGGTGATGGACGTCGACTCCACGTTGATCACCGACGAGGTCATCGAGCTGTTCGCGGCCCACGCGGGCTGCGAGGCCGAGGTCGCCGGGGTCACGGCCGCCGCGATGCGGGGAGAGCTGGACTTCGAGCAGTCGCTGCACGCCCGGGTCGCACTGCTGGCGGGCCTGGACGCGTCGGTGGTGGACAAGGTGCGCACGGAGGTACGGCTCACCCCGGGCGCGCGCACGCTGATCCGTACGCTGAAGCGGCTGGGCTTCCAAGTCGGTGTGGTCTCGGGCGGGTTCACCCAGGTCACCGACGACCTGAAGGAGCGCCTGGGCCTCGACTTCGCCTCGGCCAACACCCTGGAGATCGTGGACGGCAGGCTCACCGGCCGCGTCACCGGCGAGATCGTGGACCGGGCGGGGAAGGCCCGGCTGCTGCGGCGCTTCGCGGCGGAGGCGGGGGTGCCGCTCGCGCAGACCGTGGCGATCGGGGACGGGGCCAACGACCTGGACATGCTGAACGCGGCCGGGCTGGGGGTGGCCTTCAACGCCAAGCCCGTGGTGCGCAGGGCCGCCGACACGGCCGTCAACGTGCCCTTCCTGGACGCGGTGCTCTATCTGCTCGGGATCACCCGCGAGGAGGTCGAGACCGCGGACGCCCACGAGGGCTGA